The genomic window TTTTATGGAATCAGATGAACCACTAATCATCGGATTCAATGTTTTGAAAACAAGAAAAAATTAAAATGAGCAACGACAAAAAACTAAAAGCTGTCGCTTTCGGAGAAGTACTTTGGGATATTTTTGGTAATGAAAAAAAAATTGGCGGAGCGCCTTTGAATGTTGCGCTGCGCATGAAAGCCTTAGGCGTTGATTCTAATATGATCAGCTGCGTAGGAAATGATGCAGATGGAGAAGCTATTATAAATGAAGTCAACAAATTAGGCTTAGACACCAATACTATTCTAAAATCTGATTATTTCCCTACTGGTTTAGTACATGTTACACTAGACAAAAGCAAATCGGCTACTTATGAAATTCTTTATCCTTCGGCTTGGGACAAGATTATTCTTAACGAAGAAGCAAGAGAATTAGTAGTAAATTCAGATGTTTTAATTTACGGAAGCTTGGTTTGTAGAGACCAAGTTTCACGAGAAGCTTTAGAAGAATTGCTTAACACTCATACATATAAAGTTTTTGATGTAAACCTTCGAAAACCGCATTATGATTACGAAATCCTACAGCATTTAATGCAGTCCGCAAATTTCATCAAATTTAATGATGAAGAGATTATGGAAATTAGCGCTGCTTTAGATTCCCCATACCACACTTTAGAGGAAAACATGAACTTCATTTGCTCTTTAACCAATGCTACAGCAATTTGTGTTACAAGAGGAAAAGATGGCGCTTTATTATTGTGGGATAAACATCTTTATGAAAATGAAGGCTATACCGTAAAAGTTGAAGATACTGTTGGCGCTGGAGATTCTTTCTTAGGCGCGTTGGTCACTTCACTTTTAAACGGAAAAGAACCACAAGCTGCTCTAAATTTTGCCTGTGCAACTGGCGCTTTAGTAGCTGGATCGGCCGGTGGAAATCCTAAAATTTCAATATTTGATATTGAGAATTTAATTAATAAAAATTAATATTCCTTTAAATAGGATACTCAAACCCGACAGGTTTTAAAAACCTGTCGGGTTTTGTTATAAAATATAGAAAGTTAGTGTTTATGAATTGCCTCCCACTAAAGCTGGAGGCAATTGAAAAAAACTTTGCTTAAAAACAATCTTTTTATAGTTAAAACATCAAAATCACTCCTCAAACATGGGAACTATGTAAATTTAAAATGTAATT from Flavobacterium sp. KACC 22763 includes these protein-coding regions:
- a CDS encoding carbohydrate kinase family protein, with protein sequence MSNDKKLKAVAFGEVLWDIFGNEKKIGGAPLNVALRMKALGVDSNMISCVGNDADGEAIINEVNKLGLDTNTILKSDYFPTGLVHVTLDKSKSATYEILYPSAWDKIILNEEARELVVNSDVLIYGSLVCRDQVSREALEELLNTHTYKVFDVNLRKPHYDYEILQHLMQSANFIKFNDEEIMEISAALDSPYHTLEENMNFICSLTNATAICVTRGKDGALLLWDKHLYENEGYTVKVEDTVGAGDSFLGALVTSLLNGKEPQAALNFACATGALVAGSAGGNPKISIFDIENLINKN